One Ictalurus furcatus strain D&B chromosome 21, Billie_1.0, whole genome shotgun sequence genomic region harbors:
- the camkvb gene encoding caM kinase-like vesicle-associated protein, with protein MPFGCLTLGEKKDYNSPTDITDRYDLGQIVKSEEFCEIFRAKDKTTSKMYTCKKFLKKDGRKVRKAAKNEIFILKMVKHPNILQLVDVYETRKEYFLFLELATGREVFDWILDQGYYSEKDTSNVIRQVLEAVAYLHSLNIVHRNLKLENLVYYNRLKHSKIVISDFHLAKLENGLIKEPCGTPEYLAPEVVGRQRYGRPVDCWALGVIMYILLSGNPPFYDEADDDDYENHDKNLFRKILAGDYEFDSPYWDEISDSAKSLVARLMEVDQDQRLTAQEAINHEWISGNAASDKNIKENVCAQMEKNFARAKWKKAVRVTTIMKRLRAPEHHQTAAAAQPSEGAANPAGGAQENPQAPAEASTSPAGTEPPAGLEAPNAEASSSRCNGESPAPPPFATPTGDEQNG; from the exons ATGCCGTTTGGCTGTTTAACGCTCGGAGAGAAGAAGGACTACAACAGTCCCACGGATATCACCGACAGATATGACCTGGGGCAGATTGTGAAATC GGAAGAGTTCTGCGAGATCTTCCGAGCCAAGGACAAGACGACATCGAAAATGTACACCTGCAAAAAGTTCCTGAAGAAGGACGGGAGGAAAGTGCGCAAGGCTGCCAAGAATGAGATTTTCATTCTGAAGAT GGTGAAGCATCCTAACATTCTCCAGCTGGTGGACGTCTATGAGACAAGAAAAGAATATTTCCTCTTCTTGGAGCT TGCTACAGGTAGAGAGGTGTTTGACTGGATCCTGGACCAAGGATACTACTCTGAGAAAGACACCAGCAACGTGATTCGGCAGGTGTTGGAGGCTGTGGCGTACCTGCACTCCCTCAATATCGTCCATCGCAACCTGAAG TTGGAGAATCTGGTGTATTACAACCGCCTGAAGCACTCCAAAATAGTTATCAGTGATTTCCACCTGGCCAAGCTTGAGAACGGGCTTATTAAAGAACCATGTGGGACTCCAGAGTACCTAG CTCCAGAAGTTGTTGGGAGACAGAGATATGGCCGACCCGTGGACTGCTGGGCTCTTGGAGTGATCATGTACATACT GCTTTCTGGGAACCCTCCGTTCTACGACGAAGCCGACGACGACGATTACGAAAACCACGACAAGAACCTGTTCCGCAAGATTCTGGCAGGAGATTACGAGTTTGATTCGCCGTACTGGGACGAAATCTCTGACTCAG CTAAAAGTTTAGTCGCGCGTCTCATGGAGGTCGACCAAGATCAGAGACTCACAGCGCAGGAAGCCATCAACCATGAATG GATATCCGGAAACGCTGCCTCAGATAAAAACATCAAGGAAAACGTGTGCGCACAGATGGAGAAGAATTTCGCACGAGCCAAGTGGaag AAAGCTGTACGAGTCACGACCATCATGAAGAGGCTGAGAGCTCCGGAGCACCACCAAACTGCCGCTGCAGCTCAGCCCAGCGAGGGAGCCGCAAACCCTGCAGGAGGAGCACAGGAAAATCCCCAGGCTCCGGCTGAGGCCTCCACGTCCCCCGCAGGCACAGAGCCCCCTGCTGGTCTGGAGGCACCAAACGCAGAAGCTTCTTCATCACGGTGCAATGGTGAATCTCCAGCTCCTCCGCCTTTCGCCACACCGACCGGAGACGAGCAGAACGGTTAA